From the genome of Perca fluviatilis chromosome 1, GENO_Pfluv_1.0, whole genome shotgun sequence, one region includes:
- the rnf11a gene encoding RING finger protein 11a isoform X1: MYQSHKCLIMKLQKPWTIQFVQVGTLIWKLEFFISQERTQPLPVYHPTPGESRLAHQLTEEEQVRIAQRIGLIHHLPKGIFDPGSDPSDKKVKECVICMMDFEYGDPIRFLPCLHIYHMDCIDPWLMRSFTCPSCMEPVDAALLSSYETN, encoded by the exons ATGTACCAGTCACATAAATGTCTAATTATGAAATTACAGAAACCCTGGACCATACAATTTGTTCAGGTTGGGACTTTAATTTGGAAGTTGGAGTTCTTCATATCACAG GAGCGCACCCAGCCTTTGCCAGTGTACCATCCCACCCCGGGGGAGAGTCGTCTGGCTCATCAGCTGACCGAGGAGGAGCAGGTCCGCATTGCCCAGCGCATCGGTCTCATCCATCACCTGCCCAAAGGCATCTTTGACCCGGGCTCCGACCCCTCTGACAAGAAAGTTAAAGA GTGTGTGATTTGCATGATGGATTTTGAGTACGGCGATCCCATTCGGTTCTTGCCCTGCCTTCACATCTACCACATGGATTGTATTGACCCCTGGCTGATGCGCTCCTTCACCTGCCCCTCCTGCATGGAGCCGGTAGATGCAGCCCTGCTGTCCTCTTACGAAACCAACTGA
- the LOC120556266 gene encoding heme oxygenase-like: MEPEKKTQTTSEQMTDRDLSEQIKKVTKDSHVRAENTELMLSFQKGKVTLPQYKLLLCSLYEVYQALEEEMDRNSNHPSVAPIYFPAELARLEAIEKDLEYFYGQDWREKIVVPAATKRYCHRLRQIGKENPEFLVAHAYTRYLGDLSGGQVLGRIAQKSMGLKGSEGLSFFAFPGVSSPNLFKQLYRSRMNSVELTEEERNGVLEEAVRAFELNIQVFEGLQMLASVTENELKTCSTHSTPVNTLQIPRAIIKTTPLLRMVLGLFVALVTVSVGIYAF; this comes from the exons ATGGAGCCAGAGAAGAAGACTCAGACAACATCAGAGCAGATGACTGACAG ggatctgtcagaacaaataaaaaaggtgacaaaggATAGTCACGTCAGGGCAGAAAACACCGAACTGATGCTGAGCTTCCAGAAGGGAAAAGTCACTCTGCCACAGTACaag CTCCTTCTGTGCTCGCTGTATGAGGTCTACCAGGCCTTGGAGGAAGAGATGGACAGGAACTCTAACCACCCCAGTGTTGCACCCATTTACTTCCCAGCCGAACTAGCCAGACTGGAGGCCATCGAGAAAGACCTGGAATACTTCTATGGCCAGGACTGGAGAGAGAAGATTGTTGTCCCTGCAGCTACTAAAAGATACTGCCACAGACTCAGACAA ATTGGTAAAGAAAACCCAGAATTTTTGGTTGCCCATGCTTACACTAGGTACCTAGGTGACCTGTCTGGAGGGCAGGTCCTGGGTCGAATCGCCCAGAAGTCCATGGGGCTAAAGGGCAGCGAAGGTCTGTCATTCTTCGCCTTCCCCGGTGTGTCCAGCCCCAACCTGTTCAAACAGCTGTATCGCAGCCGGATGAACAGCGTGGAGCTgacggaggaggagaggaacgGCGTGCTGGAGGAGGCTGTCAGAGCGTTTGAGTTAAACATTCAG GTCTTTGAGGGTTTGCAGATGTTGGCGAGTGTCACTGAAAACGAGCTAAAGACATGTTCAACACACTCCACACCAGTAAATACACTCCAGATCCCCAGAGCCATCATCAAAACTACCCCACTGCTCAGGATGGTGCTCGGACTTTTTGTGGCTCTGGTCACAGTCAGTGTGGGAATCTATGCTTTTTAG
- the LOC120556253 gene encoding uncharacterized protein LOC120556253 isoform X1 yields the protein MDGEAGPVCGGSQREKKRSCKDLMMDVEELEEADLDFEECSTNKLYKEPEGLLIKKRKHSGNSEAEPELYGAESSGFLPAYPVCVSRDRWEEREEEEDIQDKLLHSCCTVEGSIDQASPSSMLGYWVYPANQHSMADCPITRTITPLATPVTHRPCPFIPVPSSVTDIASTVCSVVNPMMSSPMTDTCSPISSMCSPTSSAWDTLRSTSTSPGYADQDPVSAAAHLHLLGESLSLIGHHLQETNKMVSMSSSLSLLLDSLLCALAPLICLTAQIPELRSCTQHTLASTLGNIAYVMPGL from the exons ATGGATGGTGAAGCAGGCCCAGTGTGTGGAGGCagccagagagagaagaaaaggtcATGCAAAGACTTAATGATGGAtgtggaggagctggaggaagCAGATTTGGATTTTGAGGAATGTAGCACCAATAAACTTTACAAG GAACCAGAAGGTTTACTCATCAAGAAAAGGAAACACTCTG GTAATAGTGAAGCTGAGCCTGAACTTTATGGAGCAGAGTCCTCCGGCTTCCTCCCTGCTTATCCAGTCTGTGTGTCACGAGACAGAtgggaagaaagagaagaagaagag GATATCCAAGACAAGTTGTTGCATTCATGTTGCACAGTAGAGGGCAGCATTGATCAG GCAAGTCCAAGCTCCATGTTAGGGTACTGGGTGTATCCAGCTAACCAGCACAGTATGGCAGACTGTCCCATTACCAGGACTATCACCCCTCTGGCTACTCCAGTAACCCACAGGCCTTGTCCATTCATACCTGTTCCTAGTTCAGTGACAGACATTGCTTCTACAGTGTGCTCTGTAGTTAATCCCATGATGTCCAGCCCCATGACTGACACCTGTAGTCCCATTAGTTCTATGTGCAGTCCCACCAGTTCAGCTTGGGACACTCTCAGATCCACATCCACGAGTCCTGGCTACGCTGATCAGGATCCTGTCAGTGCTGCAGCTCATCTACACCTGTTGGGAGAATCCTTGTCCCTGATTGGACACCATCTTCAGGAGACCAAT AAAATGGTGAGTATGTCGAGTAGCTTGTCTCTGCTCTTGGACTCTCTGCTGTGTGCCCTGGCTCCTCTAATCTGCCTCACCGCACAGATACCAGAGCTGAGGAGCTGCACTCAACACACACTG GCCTCCACTCTGGGAAACATTGCCTATGTGATGCCTGGGTTGTGA
- the LOC120556253 gene encoding uncharacterized protein LOC120556253 isoform X2, with protein sequence MDGEAGPVCGGSQREKKRSCKDLMMDVEELEEADLDFEEPEGLLIKKRKHSGNSEAEPELYGAESSGFLPAYPVCVSRDRWEEREEEEDIQDKLLHSCCTVEGSIDQASPSSMLGYWVYPANQHSMADCPITRTITPLATPVTHRPCPFIPVPSSVTDIASTVCSVVNPMMSSPMTDTCSPISSMCSPTSSAWDTLRSTSTSPGYADQDPVSAAAHLHLLGESLSLIGHHLQETNKMVSMSSSLSLLLDSLLCALAPLICLTAQIPELRSCTQHTLASTLGNIAYVMPGL encoded by the exons ATGGATGGTGAAGCAGGCCCAGTGTGTGGAGGCagccagagagagaagaaaaggtcATGCAAAGACTTAATGATGGAtgtggaggagctggaggaagCAGATTTGGATTTTGAG GAACCAGAAGGTTTACTCATCAAGAAAAGGAAACACTCTG GTAATAGTGAAGCTGAGCCTGAACTTTATGGAGCAGAGTCCTCCGGCTTCCTCCCTGCTTATCCAGTCTGTGTGTCACGAGACAGAtgggaagaaagagaagaagaagag GATATCCAAGACAAGTTGTTGCATTCATGTTGCACAGTAGAGGGCAGCATTGATCAG GCAAGTCCAAGCTCCATGTTAGGGTACTGGGTGTATCCAGCTAACCAGCACAGTATGGCAGACTGTCCCATTACCAGGACTATCACCCCTCTGGCTACTCCAGTAACCCACAGGCCTTGTCCATTCATACCTGTTCCTAGTTCAGTGACAGACATTGCTTCTACAGTGTGCTCTGTAGTTAATCCCATGATGTCCAGCCCCATGACTGACACCTGTAGTCCCATTAGTTCTATGTGCAGTCCCACCAGTTCAGCTTGGGACACTCTCAGATCCACATCCACGAGTCCTGGCTACGCTGATCAGGATCCTGTCAGTGCTGCAGCTCATCTACACCTGTTGGGAGAATCCTTGTCCCTGATTGGACACCATCTTCAGGAGACCAAT AAAATGGTGAGTATGTCGAGTAGCTTGTCTCTGCTCTTGGACTCTCTGCTGTGTGCCCTGGCTCCTCTAATCTGCCTCACCGCACAGATACCAGAGCTGAGGAGCTGCACTCAACACACACTG GCCTCCACTCTGGGAAACATTGCCTATGTGATGCCTGGGTTGTGA
- the LOC120556242 gene encoding uncharacterized protein LOC120556242 isoform X1, producing the protein MSEHLRGSYYGSSPPELRLVLLGNLGCGKTSSADTILGQLSPISPSASRSCQLRRGISEGISESRSVTVVEAPRWYWDGVKMEDSVRKETERAMMLVAPGPHAILLLVPVNQFTEMESHVPAELEEAFGGEVLDHTLVLLTCGDYLMGRTVEEYLQTEHPGLRQIIERCRGRYHVFNNRKRQDREQVCELLEKVDNMVKENGEYYVKTAQERELEKRVKDRKRELMESYRAQKEERRETFASTHIQSTETRRSIDREENSAALERRRREGRDEIEGSVSVSQRSNGLHSTPAPEQQSYSETHDDRQLNRTPSFRLNADGAILSQMSEVKSTPRVVTTFHQRLNSFEERSPEASPTSSPHSPVFLSSPSSPTFASSPSSFPSSSTPSSFPTSSSPSSFPSSSSLSSLPSYSSPSSFPSSSVSSSSSPELRLVLLGRSGAGKSAAGNIILGQEEFESRPDSLTAITQECEKKKALVDGRRVAVVDTPDWFSSEQTPDEVRAQISSCVALTSPGPHAFLLCVPLNQPAKTELHALGVLEAVFGPEAVQRHTLLLFTYADKLKKSGKAGNDSVEAYIAGQRGDLVKLVEKCGDRFHVMETEGGGRDRRNVAQLLEKVEQTVKESGGQCYSHPAFQEAEKRVRLRQLEIARERRGGELEQERLGDIRQLSSERRVLYPYMQPVAEAEEEVTEDEIEKTRDEAEMSVSTMNIDSLPPITHSTMSPSLLRSIMEKMESSAKMLPQLLADSSVWVGEGAKKVKGSPVWETVGSKAQNVQKMVVDSSVWEKVGANVGHVSKLVGDRVPKVMVDGSAWVGSGAKSAAASPMWEKVGSGAKTGAKLMADGSVQIGAGIFTGAKMVAQSPVWGKVGSGAKAGAKIVAESSVWEKIGTTAKQVPMVVIGGALLGLVLGVILGGAIGGAVGAAAGSAVTEVGRRKIGNKNTLEKTDKAAKNVERTVNDSIDSLVKQGEKVFKTE; encoded by the exons ATGAGTGAACACTTGAGAGGGAGCTACTACGGGTCCTCTCCCCCAGAGCTGAGACTTGTTCTTTTGGGAAACCTTGGATGTGGAAAGACGTCTTCAGCTGACACTATCCTGGGCCAGCTGTCCCCCATCTCTCCCAGTGCCTCCAGGAGCTGCCAGCTGCGACGGGGCATCTCTGAGGGCATCTCTGAGAGCAGGAGTGTGACTGTGGTGGAGGCGCCGAGATGGTACTGGGACGGCGTCAAGATGGAGGACAGTGTCAGGAAGGAGACTGAGAGAGCGATGATGCTGGTAGCCCCAGGCCCACATGCTATTTTGCTGCTTGTGCCTGTTAACCAATTCACAGAG ATGGAGAGTCATGTGcctgcagagctggaggaagcgTTTGGGGGCGAGGTGCTGGATCACACCTTGGTCCTGCTGACCTGTGGGGACTACTTGATGGGAAGAACAGTGGAG GAATACCTGCAGACAGAACACCCAGGCCTGAGGCAGATAATTGAGCGCTGTCGGGGGAGGTACCATGTCTTCAATAATCGTAAGCGTCAGGACAGGGAGCAGGTCTGTGAGCTGCTGGAGAAG GTGGACAATATGGTGAAGGAAAATGGGGAATACTATGTGAAAACAGCTCAGGAAAGAGAGCTGGAGAAGCGagtgaaagacagaaagagagaactTATGGAAAGTTACAGAGCTcaaaaggaggagagaagagagacttTCGCTTCAACGCACATCCAAAGCACAGAAACACGCAGGAGTATCGATAGAGAGGAGAACAGTGCCGCcttggagaggaggaggagagaagggagggaTGAGATTGAGGGAAGTGTGAGTGTGAGCCAAAGATCTAACGGGCTTCATTCAACGCCTGCACCAGAGCAACAGTCCTATTCAGAGACGCATGATGACAGGCAGTTGAACAGGACGCCCAGTTTCAGACTAAATGCAg ATGGAGCTATACTCTCACAAATGTCTGAGGTTAAATCAACTCCGAGAGTGGTCACTACTT TTCATCAAAGATTGAACAGCTTTGAAGAGAGATCCCCTGAGGCGTCTCCGACCTCCTCTCCTCATTCGCCAGTCTTCCTCTCTTCCCCCTCCTCACCAACCTTcgcctcctctccctcctcattTCCCTCATCCTCCactccctcctcattccccacatcctcctctccctcctctttcccctcatcttcctctctctcctcattgCCCTCCtactcctctccctcctcattcccctcaTCCTCCGTATCTTCTTCATCATCTCCGGAGCTGCGTCTGGTGCTGCTTGGGCGATCTGGAGCAGGGAAGAGTGCAGCTGGTAACATCATACTGGGGCAGGAGGAGTTTGAGTCACGCCCGGACAGCCTCACTGCGATCACTCAGgaatgtgagaaaaaaaaagcactggTTGACGGAAGACGG GTGGCGGTGGTGGATACCCCAGACTGGTTCAGTTCAGAACAAACTCCAGATGAGGTGCGAGCTCAGATCTCCTCCTGTGTTGCTTTAACCAGTCCCGGTCCACACGCCTTCCTCCTGTGCGTCCCCTTAAACCAGCCTGCAAAGACCGAGCTGCACGCTCTCGGGGTCCTCGAGGCAGTTTTTGGTCCAGAAGCGGTCCAGAGACACACTCTGCTTCTCTTTACTTACGCAGATAAACTGAAAAAGAGCGGGAAGGCAGGAAATGACAGTGTGGAGGCATACATCGCTGGTCAGCGGGGGGATTTGGTAAAGCTTGTGGAGAAATGCGGCGACAGGTTTCATGTGATGGAGACGGAAGGAGGTGGAAGGGACAGAAGAAATGTGGCACAGCTGCTAGAGAAGGTGGAGCAGACAGTGAAGGAAAGTGGAGGACAGTGCTATTCCCATCCTGCTTTTCAGGAGGCGGAGAAACGAGTGAGGCTGAGACAGTTGGAGATAGCaagggagagaagggggggggaaCTAGAGCAAGAAAGACTGGGCGACATTAGACAGCTCAGCTCTGAAAGGCGGGTACTTTATCCCTACATGCAGCCTGTGGCTGAGGCAGAAGAGGAAGTGACAGAGGATGAGATTGAGAAAACAAGGGATGAGGCAGAGATGAGTGTAAGTACAATGAATATTGACAGCCTTCCTCCCATTACGCATTCCACCATGTCCCCTTCACTTCTCCGTTCCATTATGGAGAAAATGGAGTCAAGTGCAAAGATGTTACCTCAACTCCTGGCAGATAGCTCTGTGTGGGTCGGTGAGGGAGCAAAGAAGGTGAAAGGTAGTCCGGTGTGGGAGACAGTCGGCAGCAAGGCACAAAATGTCCAGAAGATGGTGGTTGATAGTTCTGTATGGGAGAAGGTTGGAGCTAATGTTGGACATGTGTCCAAACTAGTAGGAGATAGAGTTCCCAAGGTAATGGTGGATGGTTCTGCATGGGTGGGATCCGGAGCCAAGTCAGCAGCAGCTAGTCCTATGTGGGAAAAAGTAGGATCTGGGGCCAAAACTGGAGCTAAGCTGATGGCTGACGGCTCTGTGCAAATTGGAGCTGGAATTTTTACCGGTGCAAAGATGGTGGCGCAAAGTCCTGTGTGGGGGAAGGTTGGCTCTGGGGCCAAAGCAGGGGCCAAAATAGTGGCAGAGAGCTCGGTGTGGGAGAAAATCGGGACTACTGCTAAACAGGTGCCCATGGTAGTCATAGGGGGCGCATTGCTGGGTCTGGTGCTCGGTGTGATTTTAGGGGGTGCAATTGGTGGAGCTGTCGGGGCAGCTGCTGGATCTGCGGTAACTGAGGTGGGCAGACGGAAAATcggcaacaaaaacacgttAGAAAAGACAGATAAAGCTGCAAAAAATGTGGAGAGAACAGTGAACGACAGCATAGACTCTCTGGTAAAACAAGGAGAGAAAGTATTCAAAACTGAATGA
- the LOC120556242 gene encoding uncharacterized protein LOC120556242 isoform X2: MSEHLRGSYYGSSPPELRLVLLGNLGCGKTSSADTILGQLSPISPSASRSCQLRRGISEGISESRSVTVVEAPRWYWDGVKMEDSVRKETERAMMLVAPGPHAILLLVPVNQFTEMESHVPAELEEAFGGEVLDHTLVLLTCGDYLMGRTVEEYLQTEHPGLRQIIERCRGRYHVFNNRKRQDREQVCELLEKVDNMVKENGEYYVKTAQERELEKRVKDRKRELMESYRAQKEERRETFASTHIQSTETRRSIDREENSAALERRRREGRDEIEGSVSVSQRSNGLHSTPAPEQQSYSETHDDRQLNRTPSFRLNAVHQRLNSFEERSPEASPTSSPHSPVFLSSPSSPTFASSPSSFPSSSTPSSFPTSSSPSSFPSSSSLSSLPSYSSPSSFPSSSVSSSSSPELRLVLLGRSGAGKSAAGNIILGQEEFESRPDSLTAITQECEKKKALVDGRRVAVVDTPDWFSSEQTPDEVRAQISSCVALTSPGPHAFLLCVPLNQPAKTELHALGVLEAVFGPEAVQRHTLLLFTYADKLKKSGKAGNDSVEAYIAGQRGDLVKLVEKCGDRFHVMETEGGGRDRRNVAQLLEKVEQTVKESGGQCYSHPAFQEAEKRVRLRQLEIARERRGGELEQERLGDIRQLSSERRVLYPYMQPVAEAEEEVTEDEIEKTRDEAEMSVSTMNIDSLPPITHSTMSPSLLRSIMEKMESSAKMLPQLLADSSVWVGEGAKKVKGSPVWETVGSKAQNVQKMVVDSSVWEKVGANVGHVSKLVGDRVPKVMVDGSAWVGSGAKSAAASPMWEKVGSGAKTGAKLMADGSVQIGAGIFTGAKMVAQSPVWGKVGSGAKAGAKIVAESSVWEKIGTTAKQVPMVVIGGALLGLVLGVILGGAIGGAVGAAAGSAVTEVGRRKIGNKNTLEKTDKAAKNVERTVNDSIDSLVKQGEKVFKTE; the protein is encoded by the exons ATGAGTGAACACTTGAGAGGGAGCTACTACGGGTCCTCTCCCCCAGAGCTGAGACTTGTTCTTTTGGGAAACCTTGGATGTGGAAAGACGTCTTCAGCTGACACTATCCTGGGCCAGCTGTCCCCCATCTCTCCCAGTGCCTCCAGGAGCTGCCAGCTGCGACGGGGCATCTCTGAGGGCATCTCTGAGAGCAGGAGTGTGACTGTGGTGGAGGCGCCGAGATGGTACTGGGACGGCGTCAAGATGGAGGACAGTGTCAGGAAGGAGACTGAGAGAGCGATGATGCTGGTAGCCCCAGGCCCACATGCTATTTTGCTGCTTGTGCCTGTTAACCAATTCACAGAG ATGGAGAGTCATGTGcctgcagagctggaggaagcgTTTGGGGGCGAGGTGCTGGATCACACCTTGGTCCTGCTGACCTGTGGGGACTACTTGATGGGAAGAACAGTGGAG GAATACCTGCAGACAGAACACCCAGGCCTGAGGCAGATAATTGAGCGCTGTCGGGGGAGGTACCATGTCTTCAATAATCGTAAGCGTCAGGACAGGGAGCAGGTCTGTGAGCTGCTGGAGAAG GTGGACAATATGGTGAAGGAAAATGGGGAATACTATGTGAAAACAGCTCAGGAAAGAGAGCTGGAGAAGCGagtgaaagacagaaagagagaactTATGGAAAGTTACAGAGCTcaaaaggaggagagaagagagacttTCGCTTCAACGCACATCCAAAGCACAGAAACACGCAGGAGTATCGATAGAGAGGAGAACAGTGCCGCcttggagaggaggaggagagaagggagggaTGAGATTGAGGGAAGTGTGAGTGTGAGCCAAAGATCTAACGGGCTTCATTCAACGCCTGCACCAGAGCAACAGTCCTATTCAGAGACGCATGATGACAGGCAGTTGAACAGGACGCCCAGTTTCAGACTAAATGCAg TTCATCAAAGATTGAACAGCTTTGAAGAGAGATCCCCTGAGGCGTCTCCGACCTCCTCTCCTCATTCGCCAGTCTTCCTCTCTTCCCCCTCCTCACCAACCTTcgcctcctctccctcctcattTCCCTCATCCTCCactccctcctcattccccacatcctcctctccctcctctttcccctcatcttcctctctctcctcattgCCCTCCtactcctctccctcctcattcccctcaTCCTCCGTATCTTCTTCATCATCTCCGGAGCTGCGTCTGGTGCTGCTTGGGCGATCTGGAGCAGGGAAGAGTGCAGCTGGTAACATCATACTGGGGCAGGAGGAGTTTGAGTCACGCCCGGACAGCCTCACTGCGATCACTCAGgaatgtgagaaaaaaaaagcactggTTGACGGAAGACGG GTGGCGGTGGTGGATACCCCAGACTGGTTCAGTTCAGAACAAACTCCAGATGAGGTGCGAGCTCAGATCTCCTCCTGTGTTGCTTTAACCAGTCCCGGTCCACACGCCTTCCTCCTGTGCGTCCCCTTAAACCAGCCTGCAAAGACCGAGCTGCACGCTCTCGGGGTCCTCGAGGCAGTTTTTGGTCCAGAAGCGGTCCAGAGACACACTCTGCTTCTCTTTACTTACGCAGATAAACTGAAAAAGAGCGGGAAGGCAGGAAATGACAGTGTGGAGGCATACATCGCTGGTCAGCGGGGGGATTTGGTAAAGCTTGTGGAGAAATGCGGCGACAGGTTTCATGTGATGGAGACGGAAGGAGGTGGAAGGGACAGAAGAAATGTGGCACAGCTGCTAGAGAAGGTGGAGCAGACAGTGAAGGAAAGTGGAGGACAGTGCTATTCCCATCCTGCTTTTCAGGAGGCGGAGAAACGAGTGAGGCTGAGACAGTTGGAGATAGCaagggagagaagggggggggaaCTAGAGCAAGAAAGACTGGGCGACATTAGACAGCTCAGCTCTGAAAGGCGGGTACTTTATCCCTACATGCAGCCTGTGGCTGAGGCAGAAGAGGAAGTGACAGAGGATGAGATTGAGAAAACAAGGGATGAGGCAGAGATGAGTGTAAGTACAATGAATATTGACAGCCTTCCTCCCATTACGCATTCCACCATGTCCCCTTCACTTCTCCGTTCCATTATGGAGAAAATGGAGTCAAGTGCAAAGATGTTACCTCAACTCCTGGCAGATAGCTCTGTGTGGGTCGGTGAGGGAGCAAAGAAGGTGAAAGGTAGTCCGGTGTGGGAGACAGTCGGCAGCAAGGCACAAAATGTCCAGAAGATGGTGGTTGATAGTTCTGTATGGGAGAAGGTTGGAGCTAATGTTGGACATGTGTCCAAACTAGTAGGAGATAGAGTTCCCAAGGTAATGGTGGATGGTTCTGCATGGGTGGGATCCGGAGCCAAGTCAGCAGCAGCTAGTCCTATGTGGGAAAAAGTAGGATCTGGGGCCAAAACTGGAGCTAAGCTGATGGCTGACGGCTCTGTGCAAATTGGAGCTGGAATTTTTACCGGTGCAAAGATGGTGGCGCAAAGTCCTGTGTGGGGGAAGGTTGGCTCTGGGGCCAAAGCAGGGGCCAAAATAGTGGCAGAGAGCTCGGTGTGGGAGAAAATCGGGACTACTGCTAAACAGGTGCCCATGGTAGTCATAGGGGGCGCATTGCTGGGTCTGGTGCTCGGTGTGATTTTAGGGGGTGCAATTGGTGGAGCTGTCGGGGCAGCTGCTGGATCTGCGGTAACTGAGGTGGGCAGACGGAAAATcggcaacaaaaacacgttAGAAAAGACAGATAAAGCTGCAAAAAATGTGGAGAGAACAGTGAACGACAGCATAGACTCTCTGGTAAAACAAGGAGAGAAAGTATTCAAAACTGAATGA